From a single Solanum dulcamara chromosome 4, daSolDulc1.2, whole genome shotgun sequence genomic region:
- the LOC129886268 gene encoding pentatricopeptide repeat-containing protein At5g03800 codes for MAAVFYSPNNAIPLSILPPRPFNLHSLFSSTSSVITTKKTKCKQKPSLLLHNPSKSHFVQPLLTPQQFKDSNVSVDSDTNCIDYANLLRISVRCGDVELTKIIHPSLLKFEEEDVYLKNALIAAYIKLGHLNLAERVFDSLGSPDVVSYTAIISAYAKSNRQREAIELLLEMRDLGIEPNEFTYVAILTACIRSLNLALGYQVHGLVIRLGYSSYTYVVNALMGLYSKCGLWEFVVLLFNAMPQRDIVSWNTVIACMVEESMYDRAFEMYRELRRNECLIADHFTLSTLLAASSRCLAVREGQELHKHALKSGLHGNLSVNNALIGFYTKCGTLKNVVDVFERMPVKDVFSWTEMIVAYMEFGHIDLAMEIFNSMPERNSVSYNALLAGFSQNHEGFKALALFCSMLEGGMELTDFTLTSVLNACGLMMERKISEQIHAFILKLDVKSNDRIETSLVDMCTRCGRMDDAEKIFHHLPLDHDNSIALTSMVCAYARNGQPEEAISLFLVRHSEESLLVDEVALATILGVCGTLGILKLGEQIYCYAWKHGLVSDTGVGNAMISMYSKCGEMQSAIKTFEAMATHDLVSWNGLLTCYVLHRQGDGALDTWEKMERLGVDPDSITCVLVISAYRHTSRNLVDCCQKFFSSMQSSYNLNPTSEHYAGFVGVLGYWGLLEEAEKIISAMPFEPKASVWHTLLDGCRLHVNAIIGKRAMKNILSIVPQDPSTFILKSNLYSASGRWQCSELVRAEMREKGIRKIPGRSWIIIGDKVHSFFARDKLHSQSKDIYSGLQILILECLKAGYVPDTSLVLHEVEEHQKKDFLFYHSAKLSVTFGLLMTRPGRPVRVMKNVLLCGDCHTFFKYVSVVTKRDIHIRDASGFHHFVNGKCSCRDNWF; via the coding sequence ATGGCTGCCGTTTTTTACAGCCCCAACAACGCTATCCCTCTATCCATTCTCCCTCCTCGACCCTTTAACCTTCATTCACTTTTCAGCTCCACTTCAAGCGTAATAACTACCAAGAAGACCAAATGTAAGCAAAAACCCTCTTTGTTGCTTCATAACCCTTCAAAATCTCATTTTGTTCAACCCCTTTTGACCCCTCAGCAATTCAAGGACTCTAATGTGTCAGTAGATTCTGACACTAATTGTATTGATTATGCCAATTTGCTTCGTATTTCTGTTAGGTGTGGTGATGTTGAGCTCACCAAGATAATTCATCCTTCACTTCTCAAATTTGAAGAAGAGGATGTTTATTTGAAAAATGCTTTAATTGCAGCTTATATCAAATTGGGTCACTTGAATCTTGCTGAGAGAGTTTTTGATTCGCTTGGGAGCCCTGATGTTGTGTCATACACTGCAATTATATCGGCTTATGCCAAGTCGAATCGTCAAAGAGAAGCCATTGAGCTGCTTCTTGAAATGAGGGATTTAGGGATTGAACCAAATGAATTTACATATGTTGCTATTTTGACTGCTTGTATTCGTTCATTGAATCTTGCGTTGGGTTATCAAGTACATGGTCTTGTTATCAGATTGGGTTATTCGAGTTATACTTATGTTGTCAATGCACTTATGGGGTTGTATAGTAAGTGTGGTTTATGGGAGTTTGTCGTTCTTTTGTTTAATGCTATGCCACAAAGGGACATTGTTTCGTGGAACACTGTGATTGCTTGTATGGTTGAAGAGTCCATGTATGATAGAGCATTTGAAATGTATCGTGAGTTGCGGAGAAATGAATGCTTGATAGCTGATCATTTTACTCTTTCGACGCTTTTGGCTGCATCTTCTCGCTGTTTGGCGGTGAGAGAAGGCCAAGAACTTCACAAGCATGCTCTTAAGAGTGGATTACATGGTAATTTGAGTGTTAATAATGCACTTATAGGATTTTACACCAAGTGTGGAACCTTGAAGAATGTAGTGGATGTGTTTGAGAGGATGCCTGTGAAGGATGTCTTTAGTTGGACTGAAATGATTGTGGCATATATGGAATTTGGACACATTGATTTGGCGATGGAGATTTTTAACAGCATGCCTGAGAGAAATTCTGTTTCTTACAATGCTCTTTTGGCTGGATTTAGTCAAAATCATGAAGGGTTTAAGGCACTGGCGTTGTTTTGTAGCATGTTGGAGGGAGGAATGGAGTTGACTGATTTTACATTGACCAGTGTTCTTAATGCTTGTGGGTTGATGATGGAGAGGAAGATAAGCGAACAGATTCATGCGTTTATCCTCAAGCTTGATGTAAAATCAAATGATCGTATTGAGACGTCATTGGTTGATATGTGCACGCGATGTGGGAGAATGGACGATGCTGAAAAGATATTTCATCATCTGCCACTTGACCATGATAATTCAATTGCATTGACATCAATGGTATGTGCATATGCTAGAAATGGACAACCAGAAGAAGCTATTTCTCTTTTCTTGGTTAGACATTCAGAAGAATCACTACTTGTTGATGAAGTTGCATTGGCCACTATTCTTGGTGTTTGTGGAACATTAGGGATTCTGAAGTTAGGGGAACAAATCTATTGCTATGCCTGGAAACATGGTTTAGTGTCTGATACCGGTGTTGGGAATGCCATGATCAGCATGTACTCTAAGTGTGGTGAAATGCAAAGTGCAATTAAGACCTTTGAGGCTATGGCTACACACGATTTAGTATCATGGAATGGTTTGTTGACTTGCTATGTCCTTCATAGGCAGGGTGATGGGGCATTGGATACGTGGGAGAAGATGGAGAGGTTAGGAGTAGACCCTGATTCTATTACTTGTGTCCTTGTGATATCAGCTTATAGACACACTTCCAGAAATTTAGTTGATTGTTGCCAAAAGTTCTTTTCCTCAATGCAATCCTCATATAATCTAAACCCCACCTCGGAGCATTATGCAGGTTTTGTAGGTGTCTTAGGTTATTGGGGTCTGCTCGAAGAAGCAGAAAAGATAATTAGTGCAATGCCATTTGAACCAAAGGCTTCTGTTTGGCATACTTTGCTTGATGGTTGTAGGTTACACGTGAATGCTATCATTGGTAAAAGGGCCATGAAGAATATACTTTCCATTGTCCCACAGGATCCTTCTACTTTCATACTAAAGTCAAATCTTTACTCAGCATCTGGAAGATGGCAGTGTTCGGAACTTGTTAGGGCGGAGATGAGGGAGAAGGGTATCCGGAAAATACCAGGACGAAGTTGGATCATAATTGGCGACAAGGTTCATTCCTTCTTTGCTAGAGACAAATTGCATTCACAGTCCAAAGACATATACAGTGGCTTACAAATACTTATTCTGGAGTGTCTGAAGGCTGGATATGTACCTGATACAAGTCTTGTGCTTCATGAAGTGGAGGAGCATCAGAAGAAAGACTTCTTGTTCTACCACAGTGCAAAACTCTCTGTAACCTTTGGGCTTCTGATGACGAGACCTGGAAGACCTGTTCGCGTTATGAAGAATGTGCTTCTCTGTGGTGACTGCCATACATTCTTCAAATATGTTTCTGTTGTCACCAAGAGAGATATACACATAAGAGATGCTTCAGGTTTTCATCATTTTGTAAATGGTAAATGCTCGTGCAGGGATAATTGGTTCTGA
- the LOC129884687 gene encoding carboxylesterase 1-like, whose protein sequence is MSDQIAPVDPNVDPYGYLGIIPNTDGSITRSQIPTRPFSTTIIDNDSSIVYMKDLVINPTKGTMARIIIPREVLNSENKLPLVVYFHGGGFVMAITVDTPILQKFCATLAAKIPAIIVSVDYRYAPENRLPAAYDDCMESLHWIKNTPNELLKTYADFSKCFLLGTSSGGNIAYHVGLRVAGVSEYLKPLEIKGLILYHSLFGGNERTKLELRLARDKMLPLNVSDIMWELGLPIGSDHDHPYCNPMVEILSNEDLFDQVKTQGWKILMIDCDGNPLIDRQIEVSKMLKEKGVQVVDCFSEGGFHGCEYFDGMKLKELTLVVKEFLRA, encoded by the coding sequence ATGTCTGATCAAATTGCTCCAGTTGATCCAAATGTCGATCCTTATGGATACTTGGGCATTATTCCTAACACTGATGGCTCTATCACACGTTCGCAAATTCCAACTCGTCCATTTTCCACCACTATTATTGATAATGATTCCTCTATCGTATACATGAAAGATCTTGTTATTAACCCCACTAAAGGCACAATGGCTCGTATTATCATCCCTCGTGAGGTACTAAACTCGGAAAATAAACTTCCTCTTGTAGTATATTTTCATGGTGGAGGATTTGTAATGGCAATTACGGTAGACACACCAATCTTACAAAAGTTTTGTGCAACACTCGCAGCCAAAATTCCTGCAATAATTGTATCGGTCGATTATCGATACGCCCCTGAAAATCGACTCCCAGCAGCGTACGATGATTGCATGGAATCGTTGCATTGGATCAAAAATACCCCTAATGAGTTGTTGAAAACATATGCCGATTTTTCAAAGTGTTTTCTATTGGGCACTAGTTCTGGTGGCAACATAGCGTACCACGTAGGACTACGTGTAGCTGGAGTTAGTGAATACCTTAAGCCTTTAGAAATCAAAGGGTTGATTTTATATCATAGTCTTTTTGGCGGGAATGAaaggacaaaattggaattaaGATTAGCTCGCGATAAGATGTTGCCCCTTAATGTGAGTGACATAATGTGGGAGCTAGGGTTGCCTATTGGTAGTGATCACGATCATCCATATTGTAATCCAATGGTGGAGATTCTATCAAATGAAGATTTGTTTGATCAAGTGAAAACACAAGGTTGGAAGATTTTGATGATTGACTGTGATGGTAATCCTTTGATCGATCGACAAATTGAGGTTTCGAAGATGTTGAAGGAAAAAGGGGTGCAAGTTGTGGATTGTTTTAGTGAAGGAGGGTTTCATGgctgtgagtattttgatgGCATGAAGTTAAAGGAATTGACCCTTGTTGTAAAGGAGTTTCTGAGAGCTTGA